From one Microbulbifer sp. A4B17 genomic stretch:
- the norR gene encoding nitric oxide reductase transcriptional regulator NorR, with amino-acid sequence MTDAAMVDTNATLLLEVALDLANSLNNSDRFERLLSTIRKAIKCDAVALLGLNGDTLTPLAVQGLARRTLGRRFMIDEHPRLAQICASEHPMRFPSDCKLPDPFDGLLLDREGDLPVHSCMGLPLYSDNHLIGLVTVDSMSADAYARISDRTLELIAALSAATLRTALELKALSHSAEHAEQLVKDLTQQALERDGGELIGESAEMQALRSEIELVSGSDYNVLILGETGVGKELVARTVHRLSARKDKPLVYLNCASLTETLAEAELFGHSKGAFTGADRERPGKFLLANGGTIFLDEVGELPLVVQSKLLRVLQSGEIQPVGKDTVQHVDVRIVAATNRDLQKGIENGTFRADLYHRLSVYPLEVPPLCRRGNDVLLLADYFLERSRRKLGFRQLRLSTEASNKLKRYAWPGNVRELEHIISRAALRARKGSSPEAIVAITATQIEIPDDQVVQLAEQKPVEPLSEPLDLRRETENYQRELIGCALMETGGNWSKAAKLLSVDRGNLVRLAKRLGIYIKKDIVCGK; translated from the coding sequence TTGACTGATGCAGCTATGGTAGATACCAACGCGACCCTGTTACTTGAAGTAGCTTTGGACTTGGCCAATAGCCTCAACAACAGCGATCGGTTTGAGCGCTTACTGTCCACCATTCGCAAGGCGATCAAGTGCGATGCGGTTGCCCTGCTCGGTCTCAATGGGGACACTCTCACTCCCCTTGCAGTACAGGGCCTTGCCCGGCGAACGCTGGGGCGGCGCTTTATGATCGATGAGCATCCACGGCTGGCGCAGATCTGCGCTTCGGAACACCCGATGCGATTCCCGTCAGACTGCAAGCTGCCTGACCCTTTTGACGGTTTGCTTTTAGACCGGGAAGGAGATCTCCCCGTGCACTCATGTATGGGGCTGCCCCTTTATTCGGACAATCACTTAATTGGCCTGGTGACAGTGGATAGTATGTCAGCAGATGCCTATGCCCGAATCAGCGATCGCACTCTCGAGTTGATCGCCGCTTTGTCTGCGGCCACCTTGCGCACAGCCCTTGAGCTCAAAGCCCTATCGCACTCCGCCGAGCACGCCGAACAACTGGTGAAAGACCTCACTCAACAAGCACTGGAGAGGGATGGCGGTGAATTAATCGGTGAGAGCGCGGAAATGCAGGCCCTGCGCAGTGAGATAGAACTGGTCTCAGGATCTGACTATAACGTGTTGATTCTCGGAGAAACTGGCGTGGGGAAGGAGCTGGTGGCCCGCACGGTTCACAGGTTATCGGCTCGCAAAGACAAGCCCCTGGTTTATTTAAACTGCGCCTCTTTAACTGAAACTCTGGCGGAAGCTGAGCTCTTCGGTCATTCAAAGGGAGCTTTCACTGGAGCTGACCGCGAAAGGCCCGGTAAGTTTTTGCTGGCGAATGGGGGGACCATCTTCCTCGATGAAGTTGGAGAGCTTCCACTTGTGGTACAGAGCAAGTTACTGCGGGTGTTGCAGAGTGGTGAGATTCAGCCAGTAGGCAAGGATACAGTGCAGCATGTAGATGTGCGTATTGTTGCGGCGACCAACCGGGATTTACAAAAAGGGATTGAAAACGGCACCTTCCGTGCGGATCTTTACCACCGTCTTTCCGTGTACCCCCTTGAAGTCCCACCCCTGTGCCGAAGAGGCAATGATGTTCTGCTGCTGGCCGATTACTTTTTAGAGCGATCTCGAAGGAAGCTGGGTTTCCGTCAGCTGCGGCTCAGCACAGAAGCCTCCAATAAGCTAAAGCGTTACGCTTGGCCGGGCAATGTTCGCGAGCTGGAGCATATTATCAGTCGCGCTGCTCTCAGGGCTCGCAAAGGTAGCTCTCCCGAAGCCATTGTTGCGATTACAGCGACACAAATTGAAATTCCGGACGACCAGGTTGTTCAACTTGCTGAACAAAAACCGGTGGAACCACTATCCGAACCGCTTGATCTTAGGAGAGAAACTGAGAACTACCAGCGCGAACTTATCGGGTGCGCCCTGATGGAGACAGGTGGCAACTGGAGCAAAGCAGCAAAATTACTATCGGTAGATCGGGGGAACCTGGTGCGCCTTGCCAAAAGGCTGGGTATTTATATTAAGAAAGATATTGTTTGCGGGAAGTAA
- a CDS encoding heavy metal translocating P-type ATPase has product MVKRDSSCGCSGATQAAATAPIENINNNSDKGDLSLFAISKMDCPTEEGLIRAKLSGMQGIYQLDFNLVQRILQVRHAPGMEGKILNTLTPLDLDARLATEDDIDSAPPTAQANWWLLGAAGLAAIASEVVYWLQGGNNWLVMILALAAIAGGGLTTYKKGWIALSNRNLNMNALMSIAVTGALLIGHWPEAAMVMVLFTLAELIEAKSLDRARNAIRELMNLAPETATVQGPDGEWISMSAKSVPLGTIIRVRPGERIALDGQVVRGNSAVNQAPITGESLPIDKGPGDELFAGSINESGALEYQSTAAANDNLLARIIHAVEAAQGSRAPTQRFVDQFARWYTPLVFAVALATAVIPPLFLAGSWMEWIYRALVLLVIACPCALVIATPVTIVSGLASATRHGILIKGGAYLEQGRHLRWLALDKTGTITHGLPTVTDFKVIAPMAAEEAQILAASLAEHSDHPVSKAVLDFAQISHDRLQGVDAFEALVGRGVRGRIHGDQCYLGNHRLLEELGICSTELEQQLGALEAEGKTVVLLIRENSVLAMFAVADTVKESSRHAIESLHKQGVKTLMLSGDNQHTADAIAGQVGIDRAQGNLLPEDKLREVEALAGRGHVGMVGDGINDAPALARADIGFAMGATGTDTAIETADVALMDDNLGKIATFIQLSRSTAHILWQNIILALGIKAVFLALAFAGEATMWMAVFADMGTSLIVVFNGLRVMRK; this is encoded by the coding sequence ATGGTCAAGCGCGATTCCAGTTGCGGTTGCAGCGGAGCTACCCAGGCCGCAGCCACAGCACCGATTGAAAACATCAATAACAACAGCGACAAAGGGGATCTGTCCCTATTCGCTATCAGTAAGATGGACTGCCCCACTGAAGAGGGGCTGATACGCGCCAAGCTATCCGGCATGCAGGGCATTTACCAGCTGGACTTTAATCTGGTACAGCGAATCCTACAGGTGCGCCACGCGCCGGGTATGGAGGGCAAGATCCTCAACACTCTTACTCCTCTTGACTTGGACGCACGCCTGGCCACGGAAGATGACATCGATTCCGCGCCACCGACCGCCCAGGCGAACTGGTGGTTGTTGGGTGCTGCCGGTTTGGCAGCGATCGCATCTGAGGTCGTATATTGGCTTCAGGGTGGCAACAACTGGCTGGTGATGATACTGGCACTGGCCGCAATCGCTGGCGGTGGACTCACGACCTATAAGAAAGGTTGGATTGCGCTCAGTAACCGCAATCTGAATATGAACGCGCTGATGTCCATCGCAGTCACCGGCGCCCTGCTTATCGGTCACTGGCCCGAGGCGGCAATGGTGATGGTACTTTTCACCTTGGCGGAACTAATTGAGGCCAAATCACTGGATCGCGCCCGCAACGCGATTCGGGAGTTGATGAACCTCGCCCCAGAAACCGCCACGGTACAGGGGCCGGATGGCGAGTGGATTTCCATGTCAGCCAAATCTGTTCCACTGGGTACAATCATCCGGGTGCGCCCGGGGGAGCGTATCGCCCTTGATGGACAAGTGGTGCGCGGTAATTCAGCGGTAAACCAGGCCCCAATTACCGGAGAGAGCCTTCCCATCGACAAAGGTCCCGGGGATGAGCTCTTCGCCGGCAGTATTAACGAATCTGGAGCACTGGAATACCAATCGACAGCCGCCGCCAACGATAACCTGCTCGCCCGAATCATTCATGCGGTGGAAGCCGCACAAGGCAGTCGCGCACCTACCCAGCGCTTTGTCGATCAATTCGCCCGTTGGTATACGCCCCTGGTATTTGCTGTTGCTCTGGCAACCGCTGTCATACCACCCTTGTTTTTAGCCGGCAGCTGGATGGAATGGATCTATCGCGCTCTCGTTTTACTGGTTATCGCCTGTCCCTGCGCATTGGTAATCGCGACTCCCGTCACCATCGTTAGTGGTTTGGCTTCAGCCACCCGCCACGGCATCCTGATTAAAGGTGGGGCCTACCTGGAGCAGGGGCGCCACCTTCGCTGGCTGGCACTGGATAAGACCGGCACCATCACCCACGGCCTGCCTACCGTTACAGATTTCAAAGTTATTGCGCCAATGGCTGCAGAGGAGGCTCAAATATTGGCCGCCAGCCTTGCCGAACACTCTGATCATCCGGTATCTAAAGCGGTACTGGATTTTGCCCAGATTTCACACGATCGCCTGCAGGGCGTGGATGCTTTCGAAGCCCTGGTCGGGCGCGGTGTCCGGGGCAGAATTCACGGGGATCAATGCTACCTGGGAAACCACCGGCTTTTAGAAGAGCTGGGCATTTGTTCAACCGAACTGGAGCAGCAGTTGGGAGCCCTTGAAGCAGAAGGGAAAACTGTTGTGCTGCTGATCCGCGAAAACTCCGTACTGGCGATGTTTGCCGTTGCCGATACCGTGAAGGAATCGAGCCGGCACGCCATTGAGAGCCTTCATAAGCAGGGCGTAAAAACATTGATGCTTTCTGGCGACAACCAGCACACCGCAGATGCTATTGCCGGACAAGTCGGTATCGACCGGGCTCAAGGCAACCTGTTACCGGAGGATAAGCTGCGCGAGGTGGAGGCTTTAGCTGGGAGGGGCCATGTTGGGATGGTTGGCGATGGTATTAACGATGCTCCGGCCCTCGCCCGCGCGGATATCGGGTTTGCAATGGGAGCAACGGGAACCGACACCGCGATAGAAACCGCCGATGTCGCCCTGATGGATGACAATCTGGGCAAGATCGCGACTTTTATCCAGTTGTCTCGTTCGACAGCCCATATCCTTTGGCAAAATATTATCCTGGCACTGGGTATTAAAGCGGTCTTTCTGGCATTGGCCTTCGCTGGGGAAGCAACCATGTGGATGGCAGTGTTTGCCGATATGGGCACCAGCCTGATCGTGGTCTTTAATGGTCTCCGGGTGATGCGGAAATAG
- a CDS encoding metallophosphoesterase, producing the protein MSKWRITFILLFCIGLLLAAWAFFVEPASFRINEDKIVVDTWPSECNGLRVAILADLHVGSPYKGLKSLRNLVEAVNKSQPDLILLPGDFVIQGVIGGKFVPPEDAARILKELKAPMGVFAVLGNHDWWLDAARVEQALASQGIAVLEDKSARLVSNECELRLVGISDFWEGPHDVDQAMQGIGIDETILAFTHNPDIFPELPSELSVTIAGHTHGGQVYLPLIGRPIVPSSYGQRYAIGHIIEDDKHLYVSPGVGTSILPVRFLVPPEVTVLSIFGG; encoded by the coding sequence TTGAGTAAGTGGCGGATAACTTTTATCCTATTATTTTGTATTGGCTTGCTATTGGCTGCGTGGGCATTTTTCGTTGAACCGGCAAGCTTCCGAATTAATGAAGATAAAATTGTCGTTGATACCTGGCCATCGGAATGTAATGGTTTAAGGGTCGCGATACTTGCTGACCTGCATGTAGGTTCCCCCTACAAGGGGCTGAAGAGCTTACGAAACCTGGTTGAGGCCGTAAATAAAAGTCAACCCGACCTTATTCTCCTACCCGGTGATTTTGTTATTCAGGGGGTTATTGGGGGTAAATTCGTTCCGCCGGAAGATGCAGCGAGAATTCTTAAAGAACTCAAGGCTCCGATGGGGGTGTTTGCGGTATTGGGAAATCATGACTGGTGGCTGGATGCTGCACGGGTTGAGCAAGCCCTTGCAAGCCAAGGGATTGCAGTGCTTGAGGATAAGTCGGCGAGGCTGGTCAGTAATGAGTGCGAATTGCGGCTAGTGGGGATCAGTGATTTTTGGGAAGGTCCTCACGATGTTGATCAAGCGATGCAGGGTATAGGTATTGATGAAACTATATTGGCCTTCACACACAACCCGGATATTTTCCCCGAGTTGCCAAGTGAGCTATCAGTAACTATTGCAGGGCATACTCATGGGGGGCAGGTCTATCTGCCACTGATTGGGCGGCCCATAGTGCCTTCAAGTTACGGCCAGCGTTATGCTATTGGGCATATTATTGAAGATGATAAGCACCTGTATGTAAGCCCAGGCGTGGGCACCAGTATTTTACCAGTGCGCTTCCTGGTCCCACCGGAAGTGACCGTATTATCCATATTTGGTGGCTGA
- a CDS encoding thiolase family protein: MRDVAVVAYCRTAIAKARRGALNETHGISMAAHVLREVVYKAGLTPQEVEDVVLGCGLPEGATGHNIARNAALFAGFGSQVPGFTVNRYCGSGLNAASIVANRIAAGEMQIGVAGGVESISLVQFNLNLNHFVYEPLQKKVPAVWWTMIQTADYVADQYNISREDQDRYVVESQKRVAEAHKVGKFAEEITPFDTVMAVKDKESGETNHLKVTLAEDEGPRPGTTIEALSALESVNTGGTVTAGNASQLSDGAAAVVMMDAELAAQRNLPILGLFRGMQLAAVAPKEMSIAVAPAVSRLMKRYQLTKDMIDLWELHEAFAVTTLYNQAELDTPWDITNVNGGAIALGHPYGMSGIRYLGSTLLELGRRDAQRAIIGVCTAGGMATAAYLER; encoded by the coding sequence ATGAGAGATGTCGCCGTTGTTGCCTATTGCCGAACTGCCATCGCCAAAGCCAGGCGGGGTGCTCTGAACGAAACTCACGGTATCTCTATGGCTGCCCATGTCTTGAGAGAGGTTGTCTACAAGGCGGGGTTAACGCCACAGGAGGTAGAGGATGTTGTACTGGGCTGCGGCTTACCCGAGGGGGCTACCGGGCACAATATCGCCCGCAATGCCGCGCTCTTTGCGGGGTTTGGGTCACAGGTGCCGGGCTTTACTGTTAATCGCTACTGCGGCTCAGGACTAAACGCGGCTTCCATTGTCGCCAATCGTATTGCCGCTGGTGAAATGCAAATAGGGGTGGCTGGCGGCGTCGAGAGTATCAGCCTGGTACAGTTCAATTTGAACCTGAATCACTTTGTCTATGAACCCCTACAAAAGAAAGTACCGGCAGTTTGGTGGACCATGATTCAAACGGCGGACTACGTCGCCGATCAATACAATATCAGCCGTGAAGATCAGGACCGCTATGTAGTTGAATCGCAAAAGCGCGTTGCAGAGGCCCATAAAGTAGGCAAGTTCGCGGAGGAAATCACGCCATTTGACACTGTAATGGCGGTTAAAGATAAGGAGAGCGGCGAGACCAATCACCTTAAAGTTACCCTGGCAGAAGATGAGGGCCCCCGTCCCGGCACAACCATAGAAGCGCTATCAGCCCTGGAGTCTGTAAACACCGGGGGAACGGTGACCGCCGGCAATGCTTCCCAGTTATCCGATGGCGCCGCCGCCGTAGTAATGATGGATGCAGAGCTGGCGGCGCAAAGAAACCTGCCGATTCTTGGGCTTTTTCGCGGTATGCAACTCGCTGCAGTAGCGCCAAAAGAGATGAGTATTGCCGTGGCCCCAGCCGTCAGCCGGCTAATGAAACGCTATCAGCTGACAAAAGACATGATTGATCTTTGGGAGCTTCACGAAGCTTTTGCAGTGACCACGCTCTACAACCAGGCAGAACTCGATACGCCTTGGGATATTACCAATGTAAATGGAGGTGCCATTGCCCTTGGCCACCCTTACGGAATGTCGGGAATTCGCTACCTGGGTTCAACATTGTTGGAGCTGGGCAGGCGCGATGCCCAGAGGGCAATCATTGGTGTCTGCACTGCCGGCGGTATGGCGACGGCTGCTTACTTAGAGCGATAA
- the cadR gene encoding Cd(II)/Pb(II)-responsive transcriptional regulator has product MAYKIGEAAKRVGCKVETVRYYEQAGLLPEPARSEGNFRLYSESHLEQLRFIRHCRSLDIPLEDIRNLLRLKETPSQSCTDIDSVIDEQIQRVELQLESLKQLRHNLMALRNQCGGGQVINACDIMRELEDCSCHGYPASNKKC; this is encoded by the coding sequence ATGGCCTACAAAATTGGCGAAGCTGCCAAGCGTGTTGGCTGCAAAGTAGAAACGGTGCGCTACTACGAGCAGGCGGGGTTACTGCCCGAGCCCGCGCGCTCAGAGGGTAATTTCCGGCTCTACTCAGAGTCACACCTGGAACAACTCCGCTTTATTCGCCACTGCCGCTCACTGGATATTCCTCTTGAGGATATTCGCAACCTGTTGAGATTGAAAGAGACCCCGTCGCAAAGCTGTACTGATATTGATAGTGTGATTGATGAGCAAATTCAGAGAGTGGAGTTGCAACTGGAATCGCTAAAACAGCTGAGACATAACTTAATGGCTTTACGCAACCAATGTGGGGGTGGTCAGGTGATAAATGCCTGTGACATTATGCGTGAGCTTGAGGATTGCAGCTGCCATGGTTATCCGGCAAGTAACAAAAAATGTTAG
- a CDS encoding thioesterase family protein has product MITVKRKVLFGDCDPEGIVYTPRFSSFALEATHDAMAVLLEGPAIARMKQLGFLTPVRAFNLEFLSPVTWDQELSIHVSVADIGNHSFTFQTKGFLENGILAFTANITYVTLSSPEKLKTPLPGYLREALLRVS; this is encoded by the coding sequence ATGATAACCGTCAAACGAAAAGTACTGTTCGGGGATTGCGACCCAGAGGGAATTGTATATACCCCAAGGTTTTCATCTTTTGCACTTGAGGCAACCCATGATGCAATGGCTGTTTTACTTGAGGGGCCTGCTATTGCCAGAATGAAGCAACTGGGCTTCCTTACACCCGTAAGAGCATTTAACCTGGAGTTTCTCTCGCCGGTAACCTGGGATCAAGAATTAAGTATCCATGTTTCTGTTGCGGATATTGGTAATCACTCTTTTACGTTTCAAACGAAAGGCTTTTTGGAGAATGGGATACTAGCGTTCACCGCCAATATTACCTATGTCACCCTGTCATCCCCTGAAAAGTTAAAGACCCCATTACCTGGCTATCTTAGAGAGGCCCTGCTGCGCGTCAGTTAG
- a CDS encoding cupin domain-containing protein, whose protein sequence is MNTWKPIAALVLLLLLPLAGYLQEDMQGVKFDTLVASTKDWAGDTLPQYPEGQPELSVVRVTIEPGVRLPVHKHPVPNSVYVAEGTLKVTLVDQDKSLTLDEGKAYVEVTDMWHFGRNEGDKPATLIIFYAGAKGIPTTVFQKDN, encoded by the coding sequence ATGAACACCTGGAAGCCTATAGCTGCCCTAGTATTACTGCTACTGCTCCCCTTGGCGGGTTATCTACAAGAAGATATGCAGGGGGTAAAATTTGACACACTGGTAGCATCGACCAAGGATTGGGCCGGAGATACCCTGCCCCAATATCCAGAGGGGCAGCCAGAGCTCTCTGTAGTGCGTGTGACAATCGAGCCCGGCGTACGGCTACCAGTGCACAAACACCCCGTACCTAATAGCGTCTATGTTGCCGAAGGCACTTTAAAAGTTACCCTCGTTGACCAGGATAAAAGCCTAACTTTGGATGAGGGGAAAGCCTACGTTGAAGTCACCGATATGTGGCATTTTGGGCGCAATGAAGGCGACAAGCCGGCGACACTCATCATTTTTTACGCTGGTGCTAAGGGAATTCCGACAACGGTCTTTCAAAAAGATAATTAG